Within Eschrichtius robustus isolate mEscRob2 chromosome X, mEscRob2.pri, whole genome shotgun sequence, the genomic segment TGGGGCCATACCAGCGGGAACACGTGATTTGATTCTTGAAGAATTTGTCAGTTTTCCAAGGTGGGGGCATTCCTGGCAAAGAAACCAGCTTGTGCAAAGACACATAAGTGTGAGAAGTGTCAGTGACTTTAGGACTGTGGGAGTATGGGTTCCTTGTAGGGTAGCGGAAGATGAGGTTGGAAGGGCAGTTTATAGGTCATGCTAAGGAGCTGATATCTTGTCTCCTAGAGTACGTGGGGCCAGACAGGTAAGGGAAATGGGTGACAAGGACAGTAATGGAGACTAAAGAAAGGAGGTGGGGATGACTGTGTAGAACTTGATTGCTCATGCTTGTCTCAAGGGGGCAATTGTAGCTGACTGTAGCCATACGGGAATGTGGATCAAGTGTTAGCATGCTTTAAAGAAATAGGgattttttatgtgaaatctcctgATTCCTGGATCCTGGCAATTATTTTTTTATCCAAAATTTTAGCCAACACTGCACCAAACACAACACAACTGTTGGCTGGATGTAACCTGCAGGCTGTCATTTTGAGACCTGTGCTGTAGGGGATGGGGTACTTATGGAAGCATAGAAGCGAACTGAATTAACacttcaaaatactttttaaaactgaCCATGTGCATTCCTCACTGGATTACCCCATTCCAATATTTCTACTTCATATTAAGCCATatgttcttccttttgggaaCCAAAGTGAGGTCCCAGATCAAATGCAATTTGCAGGACTTCTGAAGGCAATGGTGCAACCCAGGGTCTTCAGTCAAGCTGTGAAAAGCCTGGTAGAACATGGTAAGCTGAGACTAGTAAGGCCCCTGagcaccaccaccactcccaagAGTGGTTGTTATTTGTTCCCTTTTCACTTTAGGGGAAGAAGAGGCAGCCTCTTTGAACCCTTTATGCAACCAAGTCAAAATAGTCAGTGATAGCACAGATAAAACACAATATTATAGCTGTTTAAGTTCTaactcctcattttacagttggaGAAACTAAGGTCCTCAAAAGCAGTGACTTGCTCAGAATGACCCAGCAAACCAGTGGCAGGGTCAGGTCTACTGACTCCTAGTCTAGCATTCTTTCTAATAATCCTGGGCTGTGATAATTAAGTTAAATCAGCCTGGCAGTTCCTCCAGCCAGCATCTAGAATCCCTTGACTGAATAAGCAGAACTTGAGATTAGCTAAGTgcccctttttattttcttatttgcatGATGATGATATTCTTTGCAAACTTTATATTTCATACGTAAGGGCCAATGGGGAGACACAAAGATGCTTCTGAAGCACTGAGGCTATTCCCAAAGTGTCTGAAAGAAAAATTGGCTGTGGCTAATATATTTAAGGTTTATGACCTCTGTAATCTTTGGACTGACCTCCCCACCATatgctttgcttttgttttgttgtttctcttcttttgtcttcttttctatttccccctatttttcttctttttcaccaGCCTAGGTCTTAGGCCTACCCTTTTCAAGTCAATAAAACTGCTAATTATTCATAACATGGGAATGGGAGTGCATAGTGACCAACAAGCATACATATTTCCCCTGCTATGGCCATTTAGCTCTCTATAATCTCGGACTAGTAACTCTTGTCAATTTCGACTCAACTAATCCTTTCCATCTTTCATTTCAGGGTCTATTGTTCTGACATTTGCcacttttttttggttgttttttttgctCTGAACCCTTTTCAGAGGGTTGAAGATGCTGCAGTTGCAGCAGTGTACATCTGGAACATTTGGCTGACTTGTTGAACTTCCCCCAGGGACTActccagggagaggaggagaggggtggAGAGGCCAGAACAGTTGCCTGCAAATAGAGATGCCAATACTGTCTGGCCATTCTGTGGACCACCCTTGTAAAAATCCACCTTATTCtggccctcagtttccccatttgctcATTGAAGGCACTTGTTCTCCACTCAAAACTCCTGCTGCGGTGGAAGAAGAAAACTACACTGGCTGTAGATTCTCTCGTACAGCACtttctacatgtaaaaggatCAATACTTTGAATTAATTCATATACCAAGAAATCCTAGGGGACTGTTTTATCCTGCGTGAGGCAGCATCACTTCAGTTCCACCTGGCACAGATGGACTTCTTCGTCACTTAGACTGAGGCCCCAGACTCACTCCAGGAGTGGGACTGTCTCAGTCCCACCTCATTCTCACTCCCTTTGGCTCTCAGGCTACTGGGTCTCCTTTTCTTTTGGCGCGCCATTGGATTGCAAACCCAGCAGGCATGGTTTCATTCCAAACCCAAAACTGTTTTCATTAGTTTAACGTCTGTTAAACTCTTTGAAGATTGAAAGCAACAGATAAGTACTGGATGATGTTATTAACAACTGCAGTTAATTGCAAACGTTCTATTAATACTAGTTTCCGCCTCCTTTTCTTTGCTCTAGTTTCCTTCCCAGGTTCCCCAATTCTTCTcagcctccccctccttccctcctcatcccccctcccccccccaccccgtactGGCGCTCAAGGGTTAAATTGGGGCGGAGTCCAGGGATGAACGACAGCCGCAGTCACCAACTGGAACGGGGCGAGCGAGAAGAGCTGGGTGGGGCCACGGGGCAGAGGCGAACCCACACGCCCCCAGACCCCACCCCGCAGCTGGAGGCCCCGGGTGGAACGGcatggggcggggcgccaaggcTTGGCGGGCTCGGTGGTTGGGCGTCCCGGCAGCCGCTTGAGGCACGGGGCGGGGTCGGCCGGGGCCTCCTCCCTCATTCTCTCCGCGGGGCCGAGTCGCCCGTCTCTcccgcccctcctcctcccttttccaCCCCTCGGAGTGGAGCTGCACTTGCGGCTGCTCCCTGCTCGGTCCCACCCAGCCTCCGTCGCGCAGGAACGGGTCCCTGCAGCCCCCAGCCGATGGCAGGACAGTAGCCGCCTGTCAGGGGTCGCGAAGGGCTGAGGCAGACGCGGCGGCTCCCGGGCCTCAGAGAGTGGGTGTCTCCGGAGGCCATGGGCTACCCCGAGGTGGAGCGCAGGGAACTCCAGCCCGCGGCAGCGCCGCGGGAGCGCGGGAGCCAGGGCTGCGGCTGTCGCGGGGCCCCTGCCCGGGCTGGCGAAGGGAACAGCTGCCGGCTCTTCCTGGGTTTTTTTGGCCTCTCGCTGGCCCTCCACCTGCTGACGTTGTGCTGCTACCTAGAGTTGCGCTCCGAGTTGCGGCGGGAGCGGGGAGCCGAGTCCCGCCTCGGCGGTCCCGGTAACCTCGGCACCTCGGGCACCCTGAGCAGCCCCGGTGGCCTTGACCCCGACGGTCCCATCACCCGCCACTTCGGGCAGCCATCCCCGCAGCAGCAGCTGCTGGAACGGGGAGAAGCTACGCTCCCCCCAGACGCCCAGGACGGGCACCAGGTGAGTCACTCTGGAGGGGCAGGGCCCCCTCCCCATGTGCGCAGGGCGGGGGCCCGGGGAGGACTTTGCCACCTCGAGCCGAGTTCGACGGCGGGatcggggagggggcgggcgagCTGGGGAGCGGTCGCCCCGGGACAGGTTGTCCTCGGTCCCTGGCCCAGCTCACCCTGACTCTCTCAGGACCCCCGGACTTGGGAACTCTGGCCGGCGCCCGCCGCCCCCGGCTCCGGCTGCCTCGGGAAAAGTTGGCGGCGCTCCCGGCCGGGCCGCTGCGCGAAGGTGCGGGCGCTGCCCCCTGGCTGACTAACGGCAGCAGCCTGGCCCTTCTGCTCCCGGTGAGATTCTCCGCCCGCGGTGCTTGTTTTTTCGTGTCCAGAGCTGATGCCAGCACTAGCAGCAGGCTCTCGTTTGGAGTTGGAGCTGTAAACAGCTGTAATAACTGCTCCACGCCTGTTGAAACAACTTTGAACCGTGTTTTCGGCGCCGGGGTGCTGGTGCACTGACCCGATCGTGGGCTTGTTCACGCTTACCTGCAATTTGAGACGGATTGTCCTCGGTGTTCTAGTGAGGATCAGCGCCCCTGAGGAATTCTGGTAGAAATATGCCGTCTTGCTAGACAACTTCTGaaacagcaatttaaaaaatctttggaaTAAAACTCACCCTTTGCATGCCGGTTCTGACTCTTTTTTGGGGAGTGGTGTGGGGAGGGCTGGTGTGAAGTGTCTTCACTCCTGCTTGCTTGAGAGCAGGAATTTACTGATGGAATAATGACTCAAGAGTAGTCTCCCAAGAgcagtttttttggtttgttttgacttgttttttgtttcttttgttttttaatacaatCTTTATGGTGTTTGTGCCCTGGTTAGCAAACTGTTAGCTTTAgtgtttgttttctacttttttctaGCTCTTTATTTAAGGAAATTTAGTGCACTTAAAGTAAGTATTCTCTGTTTGCCATATTTTGTCTCATGTAAAACTTAAGAGAAGCAGCCAAGGATCCTTTTGAGGTGGTTAAAGAATAACAGTCAATTTGTTCCTCTTGGGGAAGAGGGCAAGTTGTGCAAATAAGTTCCTTGAGGTGAGTGACCCAGGCCTTCTGTATTTACTACCACATCCAGAGTCATTGTCATACTCTGTAAACATTATTCGTGCTACTTTGACCACCCATCCAAAGCTGGTGTCACATTCATGATAATGCTTTAATATTAGGGCCGGCACAGTTTCTACATTTTGCGTTGGAAGGTTGTCCTGAGCCTTAAAATGTTTTGCTAGCACACTTCAACTTATATAACAGCTTATCAAAGAAGATAATCAGTAGACATGCTTCTCATACTTGAAACTTCAAACACAGTAGCTAAATGATAATTAACTAGGATTCTGGTTCCCTTTATCTATCCACCTCCCaacaacccccccacccccccaccccacccccgcacccCGCGACTATGCCCAGTAGAAATACTTAGCAGCTGAACATTGGTTTTCTGTGAAAAGATGAAGGAATTGAACTTCCTTAGTCAAATGGTGCTAAGGCCTTTTGGCATTCAGAATGGACAGACCCCTGTTTGTAGGCTGAGGATTAGTAGAACAGCTGTATTCTGGGGCTTCTGTGATGGTGTGGGATTCTCATAGGGTCTGTAATGGCATTTAGTTGCCTTTGCGTGGTGCTTCAAATAGTTCTGTCTAGGTTTAAATACAGTGCCCTATGTTCTGTCCTTTATTTTTTCCGTTTTAATCTTTTCGAGAAGTAATAACAGGCATACTGGCTTTTTACATTTGCTGACATCAATTGGAGTCAGAGTTTTTTAGAGTTATGAGGGGCCATGAATCCATTTGATCATTCCCGTTGGAGAACACATAGTTCCTATGGgggaaatgacttgtccaaggtcatacaactcTGATCAAAATTAGAATGGAAGTTGGTCTCTTTACTCCCAGTTCAGTGCCCATTCCCCTATAATATACTACTTCCTGGAGCCTTTTGTCTGGTAGCTGGGTAGAGCTATGGAATTTTTGCAAAGGAGAGGGCTCCGATCTGCATCATTTTCTTCTACTCTACCTACATTTTGGCCAGACTAAGTTTAACCATGTATTCCTTATTCTTCCTGAACTTCACTTTCAGGAGAATTAGAGTATACTTTGAAGGAATTTTAGCCCAGATTCAACATAAGTTTTTCTTGAGGGTGTTAGTTTTAGTAtaccaagaaaatttaaaaaaaaaggaaacattgatTGGCTATTAAATTAATACGGCTACATCTTGGGTAAAATTTCCAGTGCCCTGGTGCACCCTCTGCTGGCTTTGCAAAGACATTTAATTGCAGTATTGCTGACAGTCAAGATTCTAAGTTGTGCTGACAGAATCTGATTCATAAATAAGGAAGTAAACAGCCTTGTGGGATTTGGCCACGTaggtcatatttttatattttagttttcaaCACAAACAGCTGCTGTTACAGCAGCTCTTAGatggagaggaaaaaagataaaaatatacacCCTTCAATGAGCAGAACATTTCAGGTTTCTCACCAGTTTATCTGCAAGGAGTGAAGGCAAACTGATGAGAATAAATTGCAGGAAGATCTCATGAGACCAAGTGGGCAGAATAGTCAGAGGCACTTCATTGTGTAAGGTCATGCAAACCTATTCATGCTTATGAGATGATGGGCTCAGTTATGACTCAAGAAAGGGATCTAGAAGTCACTGAAGATGTATGTATGTCATCCctcaatttaaaaactttaaaaacagaatACAGAAGGAAATTAGGGCAGTCAGGATACATAGCAGAGAGATCAGCAAAGTTCTCCTAGGGACTTATTAGAAAAACCTTCCCAGTGGGGGCACAGTTGCTCATGATAAAAAATGAAAGGGTCACTTTGGACCTTCTGGAATCATACCTGTCTCCTTCAGCTGGAGTAGCTGAGTATCTGTAGGTTTATCTGGATACTCACTGGAGATGGTCTCAGGGGCTAAATACATCTCATCAGTCTCTGAGTTAGACAATACACAATATTATTGTTAgagtaaaaaagattaaaataaaaatcactgtttATCTGTCTATGAAGAAGTTGGCCCGGTTGTGACTGTGGTCCTCAAAGCCGAGAATATGGTGGGCATTACCAGGAAGGGTGTTGAAAACAATGATGAAATAAAACTCTTATCTTTTCCATGTAAAAGACCAAAAGTGGATTTGCATTCACGATCATATAGGTAATTCTGGTGGCTGCCCATCAAGAAAAACTTAACAGCTGATACAAATCCccagaaaacaaattaaattgaTCAAAAGgttggagggggcttccctggtgtcacagtggttgagaatctgcctgctaatgcaagggacacgggttcgggccctggtctgggaagatcccacatgccgtggagcagctaggcctgtgagccacaagtactgagcctgcgcgtctggagcctgtgctccgcaacaagagaggccgatatagtgagaggcccgcgcaccgcgatgaagagtggcccccgcttgccgcaactagagaaagccctcgcacagaaacgaaggcccaacacagccaaaaattaaaaaaaaaaaaaaaaaaaaaagttggagggaCTTTCTAGTTGTTTTTTCAGTCTGGAGAGAGAGGTTGAGAGAGGGTTATGATCAAAGTCTACTAAACCATGAGAGAGATGAGTAAGGTTAATATACTGGTGTAATTTAACAATCTAGTTCAATAAATAGAAAGCCTGCTATGAGTCAGCCACTATATTAGGTATTAGATATCTTTTAATAGTTGAAAGATTATTTTGTGGGGGAGGCAAATAAAGGTAGTGTCTCATTCAGATGATTTCCCCAAGAGAAACTCTAACTGAAACTCTAAGGTTTAAGTGTTTAGAAAAATATGTTTGTGTAGACTTATAAGGGTTTATTGGGGACTGTTAGCAATATTTGGAATATGTCCCTAATTATTTGAGGTGATGTCATAGAAGTCAACCTTAACTTTGCACAAAACATCTCTGGTTTAACTAGATAGGACAATAGTATATCTAGATTTGATGTTAATTATTAAGGCCCGTTGATCAAGAAAATGACTAGGAATCACTAAATCCAAGAATTTTTTAGGGGAGTGGGATCCAGATAAGATCATTTTCTATAGGTTTAAATCTAGATTTTTCAGTGTGACATGCAAGGCTTTTGATCAACTGGCTGCATTACACCTATCCCATTTTCTCTCTTACCAATTCTACTCCTGCAACCCCCCTACCATATCCTGTCTTGGAATCATTCTCCAGTTATTGCTGTTATTGTGTTTAATAAAACTTGTGTCTTTATATTAGAGCTCCTCGGAAATCTgccttcctttttgtctttttccacCATACTTTGTACACAGTGCTGATTATAGTTAGGGTACGTAAACACTTGTTGgcttgaatattatttggggcctTTAGAGATGTTCATGTAAAGCAAAGGCATTTGTAACAGGCCTGTTTTCCTCAGGCCTTGCTAAGCCTGTGAATTGTCAGCTGTGCTTAGGTGAGTAAATAGTTCCACTGG encodes:
- the EDA gene encoding ectodysplasin-A isoform X5; this encodes MGYPEVERRELQPAAAPRERGSQGCGCRGAPARAGEGNSCRLFLGFFGLSLALHLLTLCCYLELRSELRRERGAESRLGGPGNLGTSGTLSSPGGLDPDGPITRHFGQPSPQQQLLERGEATLPPDAQDGHQMALLNFFIPEEKSYSEEESRRVRRNKRSKSNEGADGIYPKETKSLSRRDICTPIFTAALFTIAKT
- the EDA gene encoding ectodysplasin-A isoform X7, with product MGYPEVERRELQPAAAPRERGSQGCGCRGAPARAGEGNSCRLFLGFFGLSLALHLLTLCCYLELRSELRRERGAESRLGGPGNLGTSGTLSSPGGLDPDGPITRHFGQPSPQQQLLERGEATLPPDAQDGHQS
- the EDA gene encoding ectodysplasin-A isoform X6; this translates as MGYPEVERRELQPAAAPRERGSQGCGCRGAPARAGEGNSCRLFLGFFGLSLALHLLTLCCYLELRSELRRERGAESRLGGPGNLGTSGTLSSPGGLDPDGPITRHFGQPSPQQQLLERGEATLPPDAQDGHQGPWRSG